Genomic window (Kosakonia sp. BYX6):
CATGTCGCAAGGCCGCGCAACCTACAGCATGGAGTTCCACCATTACGCGGAAGCGCCGCGTAATGTGGCGGACGAAATCATCGCCAACCGTACAAAAGCGTAACTCTCTGTTGAATTCCCAACCCCGCTGCGGCGGGGTTTTTTTATGCCGTTTTGTTGTGAGGCGGGCTGAGTTGCACCCGTTTCGAGCCAGCTCGCAAAAAAGTGTTTGCCTTACATCGTCTCTAGCGAAAGCCGGGAACCCCGCTCCCGGCATGGATTTAGCCTGTATGACAGAAGCAGTCTATGATTAGCTGACATCCGCTACGCCTGAGGGAAGGATATGAAGCGTCGAGTTAAATGGCTTTGCTCTGCTGTTCTTTTACTCTCAGCCGAAAGTGCGCTGGCGGTGAGTTATCCGTTGCCGCCAGAAGGCAGCCGCCTGGTGGGTAGCCCGCAAACCATTACCGTTCCACACGATAATATCTTCCCGCTGGAAGCGTTTGCCGCGAAATACGGGCAAGGGTTGAGCAATATGCTGGAAGCGAACCCGGACGCCGATCCCTTTTTGCCGAAAGCGGGCTCGCGGTTAGTCATTCCGCAACAAGTTATTCTGCCGGCGACTGTGCGCGAAGGCATGGTGATTAACGTGGCGGAAATGCGGCTTTATTACTATCCCAAGGACAGCAATACAGTAGAGATCCTGCCGATCGGCATCGGCCAGGCGGGGCGCGAAACACCGCGTAATTGGGTGACCGCCGTTGAGCGCAAACAGCAAGGGCCAACCTGGACGCCAACGGCGAACACGCGCAAAGCCTATGCCAAAGAGGGCAAAACGTTGCCCGCGTTTGTGCCCGCCGGGCCAGATAACCCGATGGGGCTGTACGCGATTTATATTGGCAAGCTGTATGCCATTC
Coding sequences:
- the ldtA gene encoding L,D-transpeptidase, with the protein product MKRRVKWLCSAVLLLSAESALAVSYPLPPEGSRLVGSPQTITVPHDNIFPLEAFAAKYGQGLSNMLEANPDADPFLPKAGSRLVIPQQVILPATVREGMVINVAEMRLYYYPKDSNTVEILPIGIGQAGRETPRNWVTAVERKQQGPTWTPTANTRKAYAKEGKTLPAFVPAGPDNPMGLYAIYIGKLYAIHGTNADFGIGLRVSQGCIRLRSHDIKYLFDNVPLGTRVQIIDQPVKVTTEPDGSSWVEVHEPLSRNRSEFESTTKVPLPATPVLSALMKGEGIDVNRATMELERRSGMPVKINSAMGMNQPL